Proteins encoded by one window of Lathyrus oleraceus cultivar Zhongwan6 chromosome 1, CAAS_Psat_ZW6_1.0, whole genome shotgun sequence:
- the LOC127103822 gene encoding uncharacterized protein LOC127103822 encodes MAGERHSDHSRPLVNYNRDDGPPSHETDVRDGHPSTPSPEPQNNGDASHAHNLGAETFHPIPVPVEGDAVMIAMVNALNQAGSMLHQQHERIMALEAERQEARPQPVSRIQQRSEPTKKRGRRSPEPHASRARAHRDGGRARTSPRRGHSPDNNELSPLRSDEEDLHCPLSRAIMEAPLPKGMEKPPNLAVYDGTTDPDDHVDNVNAMLDYRNDITGHLKCRLFSTTLRKGAMAWYKSLAPESITSWRVMRSMFTRHFTASRRHPKTEATLEAIVQKKNETLRSYIERFNQEAVEVDTTEHMKKYLLERGLLPGSELSRAVGIEPPRTLNELLHKAQAYIRYEEKQVAHNARSGRNAGETEHSKREDTSISRRNGDKRREERPREVREGRGPAGRYSEYTLLTAPRERILAECINSEFKQGRVRFPKPSAPKPHTDKSKYCRFHRSHGHVTEDCVHLKDAIEILIQEGHLKQYTRKNEAPRHDEPEKKRPRENTPPDNSPYQVALYVSRPEDFFLPEPLPEGKITALSPWEDFPTTLVISGGGTNGESAALSVKRKFDELLLTAPEQKATLTKYRGKSNPISFFLEELPGGSPNSAIPLLIRAKMARFDVRRILVDEGSSVDIMYVHLFKTLKLDKTNLAPYVGSDLQGFNGATTRPWGYVELLVTFGEQETAREVKIQFLVVDCPSLYNCIFGRPTLAELTAVPSTVHLKMKYYTKLGRVVTIHGDIEAARRCYDAAVKGQAVVSTKSNCNNKKLKTEDLARGVNAIDLDCRIGLDETEEGRFPKERSLEHPVRPIPDGEFELIPLGDDPERTVKIGQGLPEETREELVACLKENSDLFAWNAAEMPGLDPEIACHKLAVDRAAKPIAQRRRKQSPEKAEAAERAVKDLLEANFISEAQYTTWLSNVVLVKKNNGKWRMCVDYTDLNRACPKDAFPLPNIDSLVDNSAGFKLLSFMDAYSGYNQIPMSPADKKHTAFMTPTGNYYYNVMPFGLKNAGATYQRMMNKVFKDEIGDMLEVYMDDMIVKSHEEITHARHLTKVFEQARQCKMRFNPEKCTFGVRAGKFLGFYLTERGIEANPDKCRAFSEFPTPKTKKSIQSLNGVLASLSRFIAKSAQHALPFFRLLRKEATFDWTDECEQALLHLKKVLSQPPVLSRPSEKETLYLYLSVATEAVSAVLIRETDEGQKPIYFTSKALQGPELRYQQIEKVALALINTARRLRYYFLAHTIKVRTDQPIKQLLGRPDMAGRMLKWSLELSEFDIQYESRKALKAQALADFVAEMTHCPTPAESAHKWTIFVDGASSTSGSGAGIILENEEGILIEVSLALAFPTSNNQAEYEAFLAGLRLAEDLGAKEVKISTDSQLVASQVRGDYQTKNDNLLEYLSLVKEKLDRFEKWDVRHIPREHNTRADVLSKLASTRKKGGNKSVIQEILPRPSIDKLPPPLEVNAIGDAHCWMTPIYNYLTRDELPADPKEATTVKRRACSYVLLEGKLYRRGFSIPLLKCVEEEKVPDILGELHRGINAQHLGGRSLARKALRAGYYWPTMQNDSKEHVKRCDKCQRHADMHLAPPNDLKSLSSPWPFAWWGMDILGPFVTGSYQNKYLIVGVDYFTKWIEAEALAKITAQNVLRFFKRNILARFGIPQALVTDNGTQFTDGGFQDFVASLGTTQHFTSVEHPQTNGQAEAANRVILRGLKRRLGEAKRAWVEELHSVLWAYRTTPHSTTGETPFRLTYGTEAVIPVEIRTPTRRTEEPLDEEMNDETLRAELDLVEEIRSEAALRETTLKQKIALRHDAKVIKREFQVGTLVLRRNQKNPREGKLAANWEGPYRVRDKTSNGAYYLENLQGEQLARPWNAEKLRQYYS; translated from the coding sequence ATGGCCGGAGAACGACATAGCGATCACAGCCGTCCCCTCGTCAACTACAACAGGGACGACGGCCCACCATCCCATGAAACGGACGTTCGGGACGGTCATCCATCCACCCCGTCTCCAGAGCCCCAAAACAACGGAGATGCCTCTCACGCCCACAATTTAGGGGCAGAGACATTTCATCCCATTCCCGTCCCCGTTGAAGGAGACGCCGTAATGATTGCCATGGTGAATGCCCTCAATCAGGCCGGTTCTATGCTCCACCAGCAGCACGAACGAATCATGGCCCTCGAAGCCGAACGACAAGAGGCCCGGCCCCAGCCGGTGAGTAGGATACAACAACGTTCGGAGCCAACGAAGAAGCGAGGACGTCGCTCTCCCGAACCCCACGCCAGCAGGGCACGCGCCCATCGTGACGGTGGTCGAGCGAGAACATCACCAAGGCGCGGGCACAGCCCCGACAACAACGAACTGTCTCCCTTAAGGAGCGACGAGGAAGATTTGCATTGCCCCCTATCTCGGGCAATAATGGAAGCCCCGCTCCCCAAAGGCATGGAGAAACCGCCAAACCTAGCTGTGTACGACGGGACTACAGATCCCGACGATCACGTCGACAACGTCAACGCGATGCTCGACTACCGCAATGATATAACCGGGCACCTCAAATGCCGACTGTTCTCAACGACCCTCAGGAAAGGGGCCATGGCCTGGTACAAAAGCTTGGCCCCTGAGTCCATTACGTCATGGAGAGTCATGAGGTCCATGTTCACCCGGCACTTTACAGCTTCCCGTCGTCACCCCAAGACTGAGGCGACCCTTGAAGCCATAGtgcagaagaagaatgaaacACTGCGCTCATACATCGAGCGATTCAACCAGGAAGCTGTCGAGGTAGATACCACCGAGCACATGAAGAAGTATCTCCTCGAGAGAGGTCTCTTACCCGGCAGTGAACTTAGCAGAGCCGTAGGGATCGAGCCTCCCCGCACCTTAAACGAGCTCCTGCATAAAGCCCAGGCCTACATCAGATACGAGGAAAAGCAGGTGGCACACAATGCCCGCAGCGGACGTAACGCTGGGGAGACCGAGCACTCAAAACGCGAGGACACGAGCATTTCCCGTCGCAACGGAGACAAACGAAGAGAAGAAAGACCTCGCGAGGTCCGGGAAGGAAGAGGCCCCGCGGGCAGATATAGCGAGTACACCTTACTGACAGCTCCTCGAGAGCGTATCCTCGCAGAATGTATCAACTCTGAATTTAAGCAGGGCAGGGTCAGGTTCCCAAAACCGTCTGCGCCAAAGCCCCACACCGACAAATCAAAGTACTGCCGGTTCCACAGAAGTCACGGGCACGTGACCGAAGACTGCGTCCACCTGAAAGATGCGATTGAAATTTTAATCCAAGAAGGGCACCTGAAGCAGTACACGAGGAAGAACGAAGCTCCCAGACACGACGAGCCAGAGAAGAAGAGACCCCGGGAAAACACACCCCCCGACAACTCTCCCTATCAAGTGGCCCTCTACGTGTCACGACCGGAAGATTTCTTCCTCCCCGAACCATTGCCCGAGGGCAAGATCACTGCACTCAGCCCCTGGGAAGACTTCCCTACCACACTGGTGATATCAGGAGGAGGAACTAACGGGGAATCCGCGGCCCTCTCCGTCAAACGTAAGTTCGACGAACTCCTACTGACTGCCCCCGAGCAGAAAGCGACATTGACAAAATACCGGGGAAAATCCAACCCAATATCCTTCTTCCTGGAGGAACTCCCGGGCGGATCCCCGAACTCGGCCATCCCACTATTGATAAGAGCAAAGATGGCCCGATTCGACGTACGGCGCATCCTGGTCGACGAAGGCAGCTCAGTGGATATCATGTACGTCCACCTCTTCAAGACTCTGAAGCTAGACAAGACCAACTTAGCCCCCTACGTCGGATCAGATCTCCAAGGATTCAACGGAGCAACAACCAGACCGTGGGGATATGTTGAGCTCCTCGTCACCTTCGGCGAACAAGAAACGGCCAGGGAAGTCAAAATACAATTCCTGGTCGTAGACTGTCCGTCTCTCTACAATTGCATCTTTGGACGCCCGACACTGGCCGAACTCACTGCGGTCCCATCCACCGTCCACCTGAAGATGAAATACTACACCAAATTGGGACGTGTGGTCACCATCCATGGTGACATCGAAGCAGCCCGACGATGCTACGACGCCGCAGTAAAAGGACAGGCCGTAGTCAGCACGAAGAGCAACTGCAACAACAAAAAACTCAAGACCGAGGATCTTGCCCGAGGAGTCAACGCCATCGACCTCGACTGTCGCATCGGGCTGGACGAGACCGAAGAGGGGAGGTTCCCCAAGGAACGCTCTCTCGAACACCCGGTCCGACCAATCCCCGACGGGGAGTTCGAACTCATTCCTCTTGGGGACGATCCGGAAAGGACGGTGAAGATAGGTCAGGGACTACCCGAGGAAACAAGAGAAGAGCTAGTAGCATGCCTCAAAGAGAACTCCGACCTCTTCGCGTGGAATGCCGCAGAAATGCCCGGGCTGGACCCCGAGATCGCGTGTCATAAGCTAGCTGTAGACCGGGCAGCCAAGCCCATAGCACAGCGTAGACGCAAGCAATCGCCCGAAAAGGCAGAGGCTGCCGAGCGAGCTGTAAAAGACCTCTTAGAGGCAAATTTTATTTCTGAAGCCCAGTACACAACCTGGCTCTCTAATGTAGTCCTCgttaagaaaaataatggaaaatggcgtatgtgtgttgattatactgATCTTAATAGGGCTTGCCCGAAAGATGCTTTCCCCCTCCCTAATATAGACTCGCTCGTTGACAACTCTGCAGGTTTTAAACTCTTGTCCTTCATGGACGCATATAGTGGATACAACCAGATCCCTATGTCGCCCGCAGACAAGAAACACACAGCGTTCATGACCCCAACGGGCAATTACTATTACAACGTGATGCCGTTCGGGCTCAAGAACGCTGGCGCTACATACCAACGCATGATGAACAAAGTCTTCAAGGACGAAATAGGGGACATGCTCGAAGTATACATGGACGACATGATCGTCAAATCACACGAGGAGATAACCCATGCTCGACACCTTACGAAGGTATTCGAGCAGGCGAGACAGTGTAAAATGAGGTTCAACCCCGAAAAATGCACGTTTGGAGTCCGAGCAGGCAAGTTCCTCGGTTTCTATCTCACCGAAAGAGGGATCGAGGCCAACCCCGACAAATGCCGGGCATTCTCGGAGTTTCCGACCCCGAAAACCAAAAAATCGATCCAGTCACTCAATGGAGTGCTCGCCTCACTCTCCCGTTTCATCGCCAAGTCCGCCCAGCACGCGTTGCCGTTCTTCAGACTCCTTCGCAAAGAGGCTACCTTCGACTGGACCGATGAATGCGAGCAAGCGCTACTCCATCTAAAGAAGGTTCTGTCCCAACCCCCGGTCTTATCACGGCCATCAGAAAAGGAAACCCTATACTTATACCTATCCGTGGCAACCGAGGCCGTCAGCGCCGTTCTAATAAGAGAAACCGACGAAGGACAAAAGCCCATCTATTTCACGAGTAAAGCACTCCAAGGCCCCGAGCTCCGATATCAGCAAATCGAAAAGGTCGCCCTGGCCCTCATCAACACAGCGAGGAGACTACGATATTACTTCCTCGCACACACGATAAAGGTAAGGACCGACCAGCCAATCAAACAGCTGCTCGGACGTCCGGATATGGCCGGGAGGATGCTCAAATGGTCACTAGAACTCTCCGAATTCGACATACAATACGAAAGTAGGAAAGCCTTGAAAGCTCAGGCACTGGCCGACTTCGTCGCGGAGATGACCCACTGCCCGACCCCAGCAGAAAGCGCCCACAAATGGACGATCTTCGTCGATGGCGCCTCCAGCACGTCAGGCAGCGGGGCCGGGATCATCCTCGAAAATGAAGAAGGGATCCTGATAGAGGTATCATTAGCGCTAGCGTTCCCAACATCGAACAAccaagccgaatacgaagccttCCTAGCAGGCCTGAGGTTAGCCGAGGACCTGGGGGCAAAAGAGGTAAAAATATCCACCGACTCCCAGCTCGTGGCCTCACAGGTGCGGGGAGACTACCAAACCAAGAACGACAACCTCCTCGAGTACTTGTCCCTCGTCAAAGAAAAACTTGACAGATTCGAAAAATGGGATGTTCGACACATACCCCGCGAGCACAACACACGGGCAGACGTTCTCTCGAAACTAGCCAGCACGAGGAAAAAGGGTGGGAATAAATCAGTAATCCAAGAAATTCTCCCTCGGCCCAGCATCGACAAGCTACCGCCTCCACTCGAGGTCAACGCTATTGGAGATGCCCACTGTTGGATGACACCCATCTACAATTACCTCACGCGAGACGAACTCCCGGCTGACCCGAAAGAGGCGACCACTGTCAAACGACGCGCATGCTCGTACGTACTCCTCGAAGGCAAACTCTACCGGAGAGGATTCTCCATCCCACTACTCAAATGCGTCGAGGAAGAGAAAGTCCCCGACATACTTGGAGAGCTACACCGGGGAATTAACGCCCAACACCTCGGCGGACGATCGCTCGCACGAAAAGCCCTTCGAGCAGGCTACTACTGGCCGACCATGCAAAACGATTCGAAAGAGCACGTCAAAAGATGTGACAAATGCCAACGACATGCCGACATGCACCTCGCACCCCCGAACGACCTCAAATCACTGTCCTCCCCGTGGCCCTTCGCGTGGTGGGGCATGGACATCCTCGGACCCTTCGTCACCGGATCATATCAGAATAAATACCTCATCGTCGGGgtggattacttcaccaaatggatcgaGGCGGAGGCACTGGCTAAAATAACCGCGCAGAACGTTCTCCGGTTCTTCAAGCGCAACATCCTCGCTCGGTTCGGTATACCCCAGGCACTTGTCACAGACAACGGGACACAATTCACGGACGGAGGATTCCAGGACTTCGTCGCCAGCCTGGGCACCACACAGCATTTCACGTCTGTCGAGCACCCGCAGACGAACGGGCAAGCAGAGGCGGCCAACAGGGTAATCCTACGTGGCCTCAAACGCAGACTCGGTGAGGCAAAGAGGGCATGGGTCGAGGAGCTACATAGCGTGCTATGGGCCTACCGCACGACACCACATTCTACCACCGGGGAAACCCCGTTCCGACTAACGTACGGCACCGAGGCAGTCATCCCGGTGGAGATACGGACGCCAACGAGGAGGACAGAGGAGCCCCTAGACGAGGAAATGAACGATGAAACCCTTAGAGCCGAGCTCGACCTAGTCGAGGAGATACGTTCCGAGGCAGCCCTCAGGGAAACAACCCTCAAACAAAAAATAGCACTACGCCATGACGCGAAAGTCATAAAAAGAGAGTTCCAGGTCGGCACCCTGGTCCTCAGAAGAAACCAGAAAAACCCGAGAGAGGGCAAACTGGCAGCCAACTGGGAAGGCCCTTACCGCGTCCGCGACAAGACGAGCAACGGGGCCTATTACCTAGAAAACCTACAAGGAGAACAACTCGCTCGACCATGGAACGCAGAAAAACTTAGACAATATTACAGCTAA